Proteins encoded by one window of Nitrospiria bacterium:
- a CDS encoding NAD(P)H-binding protein, whose protein sequence is MYAITGATGNTGRRIAETLLSNGKKVRVIGRDAARLKPLVEKGAEPLTGSLEDAAAMTRAFAGMKAVYAIIPPNPAAKDLRAYQNQVGEALGAAIANARVPHVVNLSSIGAHRSDKVGPVNGLYDQEQRLNKLNEVHVVHLRPGYFMENLFWNIDMIKTMGINGSPLKPDLPVTMIATQDIAAEAARLLLDLKFTGKSVKELLGQRDVSMAEATRALGKAIGKPDLKYIQFPYEEAEKAMLGMGLSVSVVKNYIEMYRAFNDGIVRSTENRSTANTSPTSIEEFAKQFAAAYKGAAH, encoded by the coding sequence ATGTATGCCATTACAGGAGCCACGGGGAATACGGGGCGGCGGATCGCGGAGACCCTCCTATCCAATGGAAAAAAGGTCCGGGTGATCGGGCGGGATGCTGCGCGATTGAAACCGCTCGTTGAGAAAGGCGCCGAACCGCTTACCGGGTCTCTGGAAGACGCCGCGGCAATGACCCGCGCCTTCGCCGGCATGAAGGCGGTCTACGCCATCATCCCGCCGAACCCCGCGGCCAAAGATCTGCGAGCTTACCAAAACCAGGTCGGCGAGGCGCTGGGAGCGGCCATCGCAAACGCGCGCGTTCCGCACGTCGTCAACTTGAGCAGCATCGGCGCGCATCGGTCCGACAAGGTCGGGCCGGTGAACGGACTCTACGATCAGGAGCAGCGTCTGAACAAATTAAACGAGGTCCATGTCGTTCACCTTCGGCCCGGCTATTTCATGGAAAACCTTTTCTGGAACATCGACATGATTAAAACCATGGGGATCAACGGCAGCCCGCTAAAACCGGACCTTCCCGTTACGATGATCGCGACCCAGGATATCGCGGCCGAGGCCGCGAGGCTGCTTCTGGATCTGAAATTCACCGGAAAATCGGTGAAGGAGCTGCTGGGCCAGCGGGACGTCTCGATGGCCGAGGCCACCCGGGCCCTTGGAAAGGCGATCGGCAAACCGGATCTCAAGTACATCCAGTTCCCTTACGAAGAGGCCGAGAAGGCGATGCTCGGGATGGGTCTGTCCGTTAGCGTTGTGAAAAATTACATCGAGATGTACCGCGCCTTCAACGACGGCATCGTCCGATCGACCGAGAACCGCTCGACGGCCAACACGTCGCCGACCTCGATCGAGGAATTTGCAAAACAGTTCGCGGCCGCCTACAAGGGCGCGGCGCATTAA
- a CDS encoding quinone oxidoreductase — MTRAILIDQYGGPDVLQWKEVPVSAPGPGEALVRQTAVGVNFIDIYHRRGLYPLPSLPAGIGSEAAGRVEAVGPGVVEVAEGDRVAYAGGPIGAYSEARVMPVHRLVKLSDGVSDRQAAAMMLKGMTAEYLLRRAFTVKPGDTILIHAAAGGVGTIACQWAKRLGAKVIGTVGTRKKAEIASAHGCDHVIVTEEEDFVARVREATRGEGVPVVYDSVGQDTFMRSLDCLGPRGLLVSYGQSSGMVPPLDITILSAKGSLFLTRPTLAHYTGKREELLASAAALFDAVLHDGVKIEIGQTYPLQDAAKAHADLEARKTTGSTVLIP, encoded by the coding sequence ATGACGCGCGCGATTCTGATCGATCAATACGGCGGTCCGGATGTCCTTCAATGGAAGGAGGTTCCGGTGTCCGCCCCCGGTCCCGGCGAAGCGCTCGTGCGACAGACCGCGGTCGGCGTCAATTTCATCGATATTTACCACCGCCGCGGCCTCTATCCGCTTCCCTCATTGCCGGCCGGCATCGGGTCGGAGGCGGCCGGGCGGGTCGAGGCCGTCGGGCCGGGTGTTGTCGAAGTGGCGGAGGGCGACCGCGTGGCGTATGCCGGCGGCCCGATAGGGGCCTACAGCGAGGCCCGGGTGATGCCGGTGCACCGCCTCGTGAAACTGTCCGACGGCGTCTCGGACCGGCAGGCCGCGGCGATGATGCTCAAGGGGATGACGGCCGAGTATCTCCTCCGCCGGGCGTTTACCGTCAAACCCGGCGACACGATCCTCATCCATGCCGCCGCGGGCGGCGTGGGGACGATCGCTTGCCAATGGGCCAAACGACTCGGCGCAAAGGTGATCGGCACGGTCGGAACCCGAAAGAAGGCCGAGATCGCATCGGCCCATGGTTGCGACCACGTGATCGTGACGGAAGAGGAAGACTTCGTCGCGCGGGTGCGCGAGGCCACCCGCGGCGAGGGCGTCCCGGTGGTGTATGATTCCGTCGGGCAGGACACCTTCATGCGCTCGCTGGACTGCCTGGGGCCGCGAGGCCTGCTGGTCAGCTACGGACAGTCATCGGGAATGGTCCCGCCGCTGGACATCACGATCCTGTCGGCGAAGGGGTCCCTGTTTCTCACCCGGCCGACATTGGCGCACTACACCGGGAAGCGCGAAGAATTATTGGCGAGCGCCGCGGCGCTGTTCGACGCAGTGCTCCACGACGGCGTGAAGATCGAGATCGGCCAGACCTACCCGCTCCAGGATGCCGCGAAGGCGCATGCCGATCTCGAAGCGCGCAAAACAACCGGGTCGACCGTTTTGATTCCGTGA
- a CDS encoding DNA-3-methyladenine glycosylase I — MKQPKRRRCWNSTNLLLLDYHDNEWGAPARDDRLLFEHLILGGFQAGLSWGMILNKRENFRKAFAAFDPRRVAGFKEREIRRLLSDPGIVRNRVKIQAAIGNARAFIRVQMEFGSFANYAWDFIGGKPIRKKHPGGDLPARTPESDAFSEDLKTRGFRFVGSTIVYAFMQSVGLVNDHRAGCWRLKNKDG; from the coding sequence ATGAAACAACCCAAGCGCAGACGCTGCTGGAACAGCACCAACCTCCTTCTGCTGGATTATCACGACAACGAGTGGGGCGCTCCCGCGCGGGACGACCGGCTCCTTTTCGAGCACCTGATTTTGGGAGGATTTCAGGCCGGGCTCTCGTGGGGCATGATCCTCAACAAGCGGGAAAACTTCCGCAAGGCCTTTGCGGCTTTCGATCCCCGCCGGGTCGCCGGGTTCAAGGAACGGGAGATCCGAAGGCTCCTCTCGGATCCGGGGATCGTCCGGAACCGCGTGAAAATTCAAGCCGCGATCGGAAACGCCCGGGCCTTTATCCGGGTCCAGATGGAATTTGGGAGTTTCGCCAACTACGCCTGGGATTTCATCGGCGGGAAACCGATCCGCAAAAAACATCCCGGCGGAGACCTCCCCGCACGCACGCCGGAGTCGGATGCCTTCTCGGAGGATTTAAAGACCCGCGGCTTCCGGTTCGTCGGCTCGACGATCGTCTACGCCTTCATGCAGAGCGTGGGACTGGTGAACGACCACCGCGCGGGATGCTGGAGATTGAAAAACAAGGACGGTTGA
- a CDS encoding VOC family protein gives MKAHYLGHVVFYVKNLERSLAFYRDLLGFREVGRVFDGQAAALTSGRTHHEFLFIEVGEAPGPLTGHRVGLYHIGIKIGDSMEELRAALKELQKAGVTITGASDHTVSQSLYLLDPDGNEVELYVDADPSVWKKDPAAVLTPIKPLRL, from the coding sequence ATGAAAGCGCATTATCTCGGACATGTGGTGTTCTATGTGAAGAACCTCGAACGATCGCTGGCCTTCTACCGCGACCTGCTGGGATTCCGCGAGGTCGGCCGGGTTTTCGACGGTCAAGCGGCCGCGCTGACCTCCGGCCGGACGCACCATGAGTTTCTGTTCATCGAAGTCGGCGAGGCGCCGGGTCCCTTGACGGGCCACCGGGTCGGGCTTTACCACATCGGGATCAAGATCGGTGATTCGATGGAGGAACTGCGTGCGGCGTTGAAGGAGTTGCAGAAAGCCGGCGTGACGATCACCGGCGCGAGCGATCATACCGTGAGCCAGAGCCTGTATCTGCTCGATCCGGACGGCAACGAGGTGGAACTCTATGTCGACGCCGATCCGTCGGTCTGGAAGAAAGATCCCGCCGCGGTTCTCACCCCGATCAAACCGTTAAGACTATAG
- a CDS encoding nitrate/sulfonate/bicarbonate ABC transporter ATP-binding protein → MTPRDPIIEARAVEKIFVQPDGHKIQIIAPTDLVIYPDQIVALLGPSGSGKSTLLRILTGLVPPSAGELFWHGRPFNGQIPNVSIVFQSFALFPWLTVLDNVEAPLQARGVPVAERHRRALKILDTVGLDGFEAAYPKELSGGMKQRVGFARALAVEPELLFMDEPFSALDVLTAENLRGELLELWLSKKMPTRAIFFVTHNIEEAMLLADRIIVLDRNPARVREDFEVSLARPRNRQAERFVELVDYVYKVLTQPKLEHTLPLPGAKPVTEGEPSPGKYPMLPHARPGGIAGLLELLLDRGGRDDLYHLAEELVMEVDQLLPIIEAAALLHFARLQEGDVQVTPEGRTFAEADILTRKVLFRKAALQHALLLRQVERALKARSDHTLPDDFFRDILDEHFSEEETQLQLETAIHWGRYAEIFDYDANRKRLFLTEA, encoded by the coding sequence ATGACACCGAGAGACCCCATCATCGAAGCGCGCGCGGTGGAAAAGATTTTCGTTCAACCCGACGGTCACAAGATCCAGATCATCGCACCGACGGATCTGGTCATCTATCCGGATCAAATCGTCGCCTTGCTCGGTCCTTCCGGATCGGGAAAGTCCACCTTGCTTCGCATCCTGACCGGGCTCGTGCCGCCGTCCGCGGGCGAGTTGTTCTGGCACGGCCGTCCGTTCAACGGCCAGATCCCGAATGTGTCCATTGTCTTTCAGAGCTTCGCGCTCTTCCCTTGGCTCACGGTGCTGGATAACGTGGAGGCTCCGCTTCAGGCGCGCGGGGTCCCGGTCGCTGAACGCCACAGGCGCGCGTTGAAGATTCTGGACACCGTCGGCCTGGATGGATTCGAGGCGGCTTACCCGAAGGAGCTCTCCGGCGGCATGAAACAGCGCGTGGGCTTTGCACGGGCTCTGGCCGTGGAACCGGAGCTGCTCTTCATGGACGAACCGTTTTCAGCGCTGGACGTCCTGACGGCCGAAAACCTCCGCGGGGAACTGTTGGAGCTGTGGCTCAGCAAGAAAATGCCGACGCGCGCAATCTTCTTCGTCACGCACAACATTGAGGAGGCGATGTTGCTGGCCGACCGCATTATCGTGCTCGACCGAAATCCCGCGCGGGTCCGAGAAGATTTTGAGGTAAGCCTGGCGCGCCCGCGCAATCGCCAGGCCGAGCGGTTCGTCGAGCTGGTGGACTATGTCTATAAAGTATTGACCCAGCCGAAACTGGAACACACGTTGCCCCTTCCCGGAGCCAAGCCGGTTACGGAGGGCGAGCCGTCCCCCGGCAAGTACCCGATGCTGCCGCACGCCCGGCCGGGCGGCATCGCGGGATTGCTCGAGCTCCTGCTCGATCGCGGAGGACGGGATGATCTCTACCACCTGGCCGAAGAACTGGTCATGGAGGTGGATCAACTGCTGCCGATTATCGAAGCGGCCGCGCTGCTGCATTTTGCCCGCTTGCAGGAGGGCGACGTGCAGGTCACACCCGAAGGCCGCACCTTCGCCGAGGCCGACATCCTCACGCGCAAAGTCCTTTTCCGGAAGGCCGCGCTCCAACACGCCCTCCTCCTTCGTCAGGTCGAACGGGCCCTCAAGGCCCGATCCGACCACACGCTGCCGGATGACTTTTTTCGGGACATCCTCGATGAACACTTCAGCGAAGAAGAAACGCAACTACAGCTTGAAACCGCGATTCACTGGGGACGTTATGCCGAGATCTTCGACTACGACGCGAATCGTAAAAGGCTTTTTTTGACCGAAGCATAG
- a CDS encoding ABC transporter permease subunit — protein sequence MTKPILDRAIFHERTGPFLIDVLIFGGVMAGFYGLLMIAQTWFGPFRPTVAISRNPWTLPAYAGYSLLRMLLAYGLSLLFSIVYGYIAAYNAKAERFMIPLLDILQSIPVLSFLPGVVLAMVALFPSHQFGLELGSILLIFTGQVWNMTFSFYASLKGIPQELREAARVYRFNGWQCFTQLELPYAAIGLIWNSMMSVAGGWFFLMACEMFVLGERDFRLPGLGSYLQTAASAGDTRAIAWGLGAMISIIVLLDQLLWRPVIAWAEKFKLEQVESGRVPRPAVLRFLRRSSVLTYLKRRAFDPGSERLGLYFARHADRPATSLPLSAWRIWRDRILVFVLLAAVGYGITRGGLMLTGLTRPEIAEIVRGTGATLLRVMAALFIGAAWTIPAGVAIGFNPRLARVAQPLAQIAASVPATALFPVVLLVLIHAGGGLGIGSVVLMLLGTQWYILFNVIAGAMAIPNDLKEAASVFRLGNADRWRRLILPGIFPHLITGLVTAAGGAWNASIVAEYFHFKGQILMTTGLGATISQATDKGNFDLLLAATIVMSIMVVMINRLVWRRFYRLAETRFKLET from the coding sequence ATGACCAAGCCGATCTTGGACAGAGCCATCTTCCACGAACGCACGGGACCATTCCTCATCGATGTCCTGATTTTCGGCGGGGTGATGGCGGGCTTCTACGGTCTTCTCATGATCGCCCAGACATGGTTCGGACCGTTCCGGCCCACGGTCGCGATTTCTCGAAATCCTTGGACCCTCCCCGCGTACGCCGGCTATTCGCTGTTGCGCATGCTTCTCGCGTATGGTCTCAGTCTCCTCTTCTCAATCGTGTACGGCTATATCGCCGCATACAACGCGAAGGCCGAACGTTTTATGATCCCGCTGCTGGACATTCTGCAGTCCATCCCCGTGCTGAGCTTCCTGCCCGGCGTGGTCCTGGCCATGGTGGCCCTCTTTCCCAGTCACCAGTTCGGTCTCGAGCTGGGCTCGATTCTGCTCATTTTCACCGGCCAGGTCTGGAACATGACCTTCAGTTTCTATGCCTCACTCAAAGGCATCCCGCAAGAGCTTCGCGAAGCCGCCCGCGTCTATCGTTTCAATGGGTGGCAGTGCTTCACGCAACTTGAATTGCCCTACGCGGCCATCGGGCTCATCTGGAATTCCATGATGTCGGTGGCGGGAGGGTGGTTCTTCCTGATGGCCTGTGAGATGTTTGTGCTGGGGGAGCGCGACTTCCGACTGCCCGGCTTGGGTTCCTATTTGCAAACGGCGGCGAGCGCGGGGGATACCCGCGCCATCGCGTGGGGGCTCGGCGCGATGATCAGCATCATCGTCTTGCTGGATCAACTCCTCTGGCGTCCGGTGATCGCTTGGGCAGAGAAGTTCAAATTGGAACAGGTCGAGAGCGGAAGGGTTCCGCGACCGGCCGTGCTGAGGTTCCTGCGCCGGTCATCCGTGCTGACCTACCTCAAGCGCAGGGCATTCGATCCGGGAAGCGAACGGTTGGGGCTGTATTTTGCGCGACACGCCGACCGACCGGCCACGTCCCTTCCCCTGTCGGCATGGCGGATTTGGAGAGATCGGATTCTCGTTTTCGTGTTGCTGGCCGCGGTGGGCTATGGGATTACGCGTGGGGGTCTGATGCTGACCGGGCTCACCCGCCCCGAGATCGCGGAGATCGTGCGCGGGACGGGGGCGACCCTGCTTCGGGTCATGGCGGCGCTGTTCATCGGGGCGGCCTGGACGATTCCCGCGGGCGTTGCCATCGGTTTCAACCCACGCCTGGCCCGCGTGGCCCAGCCACTGGCACAGATTGCAGCCTCCGTTCCGGCCACGGCGCTCTTTCCGGTGGTGTTACTTGTGCTGATTCATGCGGGTGGCGGATTGGGCATCGGGTCGGTGGTGTTAATGTTGCTGGGCACTCAGTGGTATATCCTTTTCAATGTGATTGCCGGGGCGATGGCCATTCCGAACGACCTCAAAGAAGCGGCGAGCGTTTTTCGGTTGGGAAACGCGGACCGCTGGCGGCGGCTGATTCTGCCGGGTATTTTCCCTCATCTCATCACCGGATTGGTGACCGCCGCCGGAGGCGCGTGGAACGCCAGCATCGTTGCCGAATATTTTCATTTCAAGGGCCAGATCCTCATGACCACGGGCCTGGGCGCCACCATCAGCCAAGCCACGGATAAGGGCAATTTCGATCTTTTACTGGCTGCAACAATCGTCATGTCCATCATGGTTGTAATGATCAACCGCCTGGTGTGGCGAAGGTTCTACCGGCTGGCCGAGACACGATTCAAGCTGGAGACCTGA
- the bioB gene encoding biotin synthase BioB has translation MFQILADKALRGECPTREEARTVLKASDDQLPDLIQAAWRVRFANSGRRVKLHMLINAKSGLCEEDCHYCSQSRSSKADIDHYPLLSKEEILDGARRAVAAKALRYCIVISGRGPRPREMAEIASAVRTIKQETPLALCCSLGLLTPDDARILKEAGVDRVNHNLNTSEGFHKEICTTHTYRDRVDTLRNAREAGLELCSGGIAGMGEADDDLIDLAFALREIGPDSIPINFLHPVEGTPLGARTPPAPARCLKILSLFRFVHPKTEIRIAGGREHSLRSLQAQALYIGDSLFVGGYLTTPGQKPEDAWRMIKDLGFEVEEPNPAMQE, from the coding sequence ATGTTCCAAATCCTAGCGGATAAAGCCCTGCGTGGAGAATGTCCGACGCGGGAAGAAGCCCGGACCGTGTTGAAAGCGTCCGATGACCAATTGCCGGACCTTATCCAGGCCGCTTGGCGGGTCCGGTTCGCGAATTCGGGCCGCCGGGTCAAACTCCATATGCTGATCAACGCGAAAAGCGGTCTCTGTGAGGAGGACTGCCATTACTGTTCCCAATCGCGCAGTTCGAAGGCCGATATCGATCACTATCCGCTCCTCTCGAAAGAGGAGATTTTGGACGGCGCCCGACGCGCCGTTGCGGCCAAAGCCTTAAGGTACTGCATCGTGATCTCCGGCCGCGGGCCGCGCCCCAGGGAAATGGCCGAGATCGCGTCGGCCGTCCGGACCATCAAACAAGAAACGCCGCTTGCGCTTTGCTGCTCGCTGGGACTTCTCACGCCGGACGACGCGAGGATCCTGAAAGAAGCCGGCGTGGACCGGGTCAATCACAACCTGAACACGAGCGAAGGCTTCCACAAAGAAATTTGCACGACCCATACCTACCGGGACCGGGTCGACACGCTCCGGAACGCTCGCGAAGCCGGTCTGGAACTCTGCTCCGGCGGCATCGCCGGAATGGGAGAGGCGGACGACGACCTGATCGATCTGGCCTTCGCGCTACGTGAAATCGGACCCGATTCCATCCCGATCAACTTTCTGCATCCCGTCGAGGGCACGCCGTTGGGCGCACGGACACCCCCGGCCCCGGCGCGATGCCTCAAGATCCTTTCGCTCTTCCGGTTCGTCCATCCGAAGACCGAGATTCGGATCGCGGGCGGCCGCGAGCACAGCCTGCGGTCGCTCCAGGCCCAGGCGCTTTATATCGGCGACTCGCTTTTCGTCGGCGGCTACCTTACGACTCCGGGCCAAAAACCGGAGGATGCCTGGCGGATGATCAAGGACTTGGGATTCGAAGTGGAGGAGCCGAATCCGGCCATGCAAGAATGA
- a CDS encoding tetratricopeptide repeat protein: MRLIVLSLGFVILTACVAWLAYFNPGHTTLRLSPELFLDVPTVALVLMSMALGGLLAIVAAGFAEIKHLFRGWRQARTKQRDERIHELLQLAVNAKISKRFEDAVGLFQKILLLNPNHVPALLRLGNLYRAQGNATEAIRLHRKARNLEENNMEILLALAKDLEESKRLDESVQLLQEMRRQAGSGLTVFIRLRDLFVKLSRWEEAHDVQEKILQGSLRPEELKNEQLWFEGIKYEIGRQLLEKGERDRARRYFRGAIKLNRGFIPGYMGLGEILVDEGKLKDAGELWQKAYEMTSSILLLHRLEDLYLELDQPARVLNLYQEAVNREPDNLILRFYLGKLYYRLEMVDEAFEVLAALDPGHEKMPDLHKLLGNLYLRKGNVDAAVDEFKKALGLRKRVLVPYYCPLCDYHAHQWSGRCPRCGHWNSYEASPIMREWSPSRIIRKAEPV; encoded by the coding sequence ATGCGTTTAATTGTTTTGAGTCTGGGCTTTGTCATTCTGACCGCCTGCGTGGCGTGGCTGGCCTATTTTAACCCCGGTCATACGACCCTCCGTCTCTCTCCCGAACTTTTTCTGGATGTTCCAACCGTGGCACTGGTCCTGATGTCGATGGCCCTCGGCGGGTTGTTGGCCATCGTCGCGGCCGGCTTTGCCGAGATCAAACACCTGTTCCGCGGCTGGCGGCAGGCGAGGACCAAGCAGCGGGATGAGCGAATCCATGAGTTGCTGCAATTGGCGGTCAACGCGAAAATCTCGAAACGATTTGAAGATGCGGTCGGCCTGTTTCAAAAGATCCTCCTGTTGAATCCCAATCATGTTCCGGCCCTCCTCCGCCTGGGAAATCTGTACCGCGCTCAGGGGAACGCGACCGAGGCGATCCGACTCCACCGCAAAGCCCGGAACCTGGAAGAAAACAACATGGAAATCCTCCTGGCCCTGGCCAAGGATCTGGAGGAATCCAAACGGTTGGACGAATCGGTGCAACTGCTTCAGGAGATGCGCCGGCAAGCCGGGAGCGGTCTGACGGTTTTTATCCGCCTTCGGGATCTGTTCGTAAAGCTGTCCCGTTGGGAGGAAGCCCATGACGTCCAGGAGAAGATCCTTCAGGGGTCGCTGCGTCCGGAAGAGTTGAAGAACGAGCAATTGTGGTTTGAAGGAATCAAGTATGAGATCGGCCGCCAGCTGCTCGAAAAGGGTGAGCGGGACCGTGCCCGGCGCTATTTCCGGGGGGCGATCAAGTTGAACCGCGGTTTCATCCCGGGCTATATGGGTTTGGGAGAGATTCTGGTGGACGAAGGCAAGTTGAAGGATGCCGGCGAGCTTTGGCAAAAAGCCTATGAGATGACTTCCAGCATTCTCCTGCTTCATCGTTTGGAGGATCTTTACCTGGAGCTGGACCAACCGGCGAGGGTTCTCAACCTGTACCAGGAGGCCGTCAACCGGGAGCCGGACAATCTGATTCTCCGGTTTTATCTTGGAAAACTTTACTACCGCCTTGAGATGGTGGACGAGGCGTTCGAGGTTCTGGCCGCCTTGGATCCCGGCCACGAGAAGATGCCCGACCTTCACAAGCTTCTGGGGAATCTATATCTTCGAAAAGGAAACGTGGATGCCGCGGTGGACGAGTTTAAAAAAGCCCTCGGTCTCCGAAAGCGCGTGCTGGTTCCCTATTACTGTCCCCTCTGTGATTATCACGCGCATCAGTGGTCCGGACGTTGTCCCCGCTGCGGTCATTGGAACAGTTATGAGGCCTCGCCCATCATGCGCGAATGGTCCCCTTCCCGTATTATCCGCAAGGCGGAGCCCGTGTAG
- the rsfS gene encoding ribosome silencing factor: protein MLKKGSGSIGASTVNSREKSLRAAQAALEKKASDLIVFKVGGLTTVAEYFVICSAESHRQVRAIRDHIDDTLSRQGCHLYSTEGEETGRWILMDYSDILVHIFKEDVRSFYALERLWGDAPRLDLKRELPNGLEPQVSKLKAAKEGGRLRANKG from the coding sequence ATCCTGAAAAAAGGTTCAGGATCAATCGGAGCATCGACGGTCAACTCTCGAGAAAAAAGCCTGCGGGCAGCCCAGGCGGCTTTGGAAAAGAAGGCATCCGATCTGATCGTGTTCAAGGTCGGCGGGTTGACGACGGTCGCGGAGTATTTCGTCATCTGTTCGGCCGAATCGCATCGGCAGGTCCGGGCGATTCGAGACCATATCGACGATACACTGTCCCGGCAAGGCTGCCATCTTTACAGTACGGAGGGTGAGGAAACCGGCCGCTGGATCCTGATGGATTACAGCGACATCCTCGTCCATATCTTCAAGGAGGATGTCCGGTCTTTTTACGCCCTGGAGCGACTGTGGGGTGATGCGCCCCGGTTGGATTTGAAGCGAGAGCTACCGAACGGGCTTGAACCACAGGTCAGCAAGCTGAAGGCAGCTAAAGAAGGAGGCAGGCTGCGCGCGAACAAAGGCTGA
- the nadD gene encoding nicotinate-nucleotide adenylyltransferase: MTRPLRVGIFGGTFNPIHRGHLAIAEGVRKAIGLDRVLLIPAGRPPHKTGSKIPPAKHRLDMVRLSVRAHPDLEVSDLEVRRRGKSYTIETVRVLERNYPKGTEFYLILGLDAFMEFHTWRSPDELKARCHLVVVSRPGFLFADLPRLDIPGNADPKPLRELDQGRRRRYELPLTPDTRLILMRVKAHDVSATQIRDHLCGGKRIKNLLPPLVESYIMKHRLYERTAHSS, from the coding sequence ATGACAAGGCCGTTGCGCGTCGGCATCTTCGGCGGAACATTCAATCCCATTCATCGCGGCCATCTGGCGATCGCGGAGGGCGTCCGAAAAGCGATCGGTCTGGACCGCGTCCTTCTCATCCCGGCCGGCCGGCCTCCGCACAAAACAGGGAGCAAAATTCCTCCGGCCAAACACCGCCTTGATATGGTCCGTCTTTCGGTCCGGGCGCATCCCGATCTGGAGGTGTCCGATCTGGAGGTGAGGCGCCGGGGGAAATCCTATACGATTGAAACCGTCAGGGTGCTGGAACGGAATTACCCCAAAGGGACCGAGTTCTACTTGATTCTGGGGCTGGACGCCTTCATGGAATTTCACACCTGGCGCTCGCCGGACGAGCTTAAGGCGCGATGCCATCTGGTCGTGGTGTCCCGTCCGGGGTTCCTTTTCGCCGACCTGCCCCGGTTGGATATTCCGGGCAACGCCGACCCGAAACCTCTGCGGGAATTGGATCAGGGGCGCCGTCGCCGGTACGAACTTCCCCTGACACCCGACACGCGGCTGATCCTGATGCGCGTGAAGGCCCATGACGTTTCGGCGACCCAGATTCGGGATCATCTTTGCGGCGGAAAACGGATCAAAAACCTCTTGCCACCCCTCGTCGAATCCTATATAATGAAACATCGTTTATATGAACGCACCGCCCACTCATCCTGA
- a CDS encoding glutamate-5-semialdehyde dehydrogenase, giving the protein MDIRSYVTEKARGAKTAARKLAAVSSTVKNTALLKMADALVDQASALLSANAKDLQEADRRGLPGAMVDRLTLNTKRIGEMAAGLHDVATLPDPVGEVIKMVRRPNGMQVGRVRVPIGVIGIVYESRPNVTADAAGLCLKAGNAVVLRGGSEAVHSNAAIVQILSTAGAASGLPEGCVAFLDSPDRQAVMEMLKLDALIDLIIPRGGEALMKTVTEHSRIPVIKHDKGLCHTYVDEGADLSMARAICFNAKVQRPGTCNAMETLLVHEDVAPAFLPGMIRALQDAGVEVRGCSKTRAIISGIKEADEEDWTTEYLDLILSVKIVKSLDEAMEHIARYGSQHSEAIVTRDYVRARRFLNEVDACAVFVNASTRLNDGYQFGLGAEIGISTSRIHARGPMGLEELTTTKYIVLGEGQLRE; this is encoded by the coding sequence ATGGATATCCGTTCCTATGTAACCGAGAAGGCACGAGGGGCGAAGACGGCGGCTCGGAAGTTGGCCGCGGTATCCTCGACCGTCAAGAACACCGCGCTTCTTAAAATGGCCGACGCGCTGGTGGACCAAGCCTCGGCGCTTCTTTCAGCCAACGCGAAGGATTTGCAGGAGGCCGACCGACGGGGTCTTCCCGGAGCCATGGTCGATCGGTTGACGCTGAACACGAAGCGGATCGGCGAAATGGCGGCGGGCCTTCACGATGTGGCGACGTTGCCCGATCCGGTCGGCGAGGTGATTAAAATGGTCCGACGGCCGAACGGGATGCAGGTGGGTCGCGTCCGCGTTCCGATCGGAGTGATCGGAATCGTGTACGAATCGCGGCCCAACGTCACGGCCGACGCCGCGGGTCTCTGCCTCAAGGCCGGCAACGCCGTGGTGCTTCGCGGCGGTTCCGAGGCGGTCCATTCCAACGCGGCGATCGTTCAGATTTTATCCACGGCCGGCGCCGCCAGCGGGCTGCCGGAGGGTTGCGTGGCCTTTCTGGACAGTCCGGACCGACAGGCCGTGATGGAGATGCTGAAACTGGATGCGCTGATTGACCTGATCATCCCCCGCGGCGGGGAGGCCCTGATGAAGACCGTGACGGAACATTCCCGCATTCCGGTCATCAAGCACGACAAAGGGCTCTGCCATACCTATGTGGACGAGGGCGCGGATCTTTCGATGGCCCGGGCGATCTGCTTCAATGCCAAGGTCCAGCGGCCGGGGACCTGCAACGCCATGGAGACCCTGCTCGTGCATGAAGACGTCGCGCCGGCCTTTTTGCCCGGGATGATCCGGGCCCTTCAGGATGCCGGGGTCGAGGTCCGCGGTTGCTCCAAGACGCGCGCGATCATTTCCGGAATCAAGGAAGCGGACGAGGAGGACTGGACGACCGAATATCTGGACCTGATTCTATCGGTGAAAATCGTGAAAAGCCTGGACGAAGCGATGGAGCATATCGCCCGCTACGGCTCCCAACATTCCGAGGCGATCGTCACGCGTGATTACGTCCGGGCCCGGCGGTTCCTAAACGAAGTGGACGCCTGCGCCGTCTTCGTCAACGCATCCACGCGGCTGAACGACGGATACCAGTTCGGACTCGGAGCCGAGATCGGGATCTCGACCAGCCGGATCCATGCCCGCGGACCGATGGGCCTTGAAGAACTCACCACCACCAAGTACATCGTCCTGGGCGAAGGGCAATTGAGGGAATGA